GCATTCCGACAACAACGCCTAATGCTTTCAGACAGGCGTTAGCCGAGTATAAAGGCAAAGATATCATCGTTTGGATTGACAGTTGGGGCGGAAGTGTTTTCGCTGCAGCCGGTATGTATAATGCCTTAAAAGAACACGACGGCCAGGTTTTAGTGAAGGTTGATGGTAAAGCTGTATCCGCAGCTTCAGTAGTGGCTATGGCCGGTGAAGAGATTTTAATGAGCCCAGTCAGTATCATGATGATACATAATCCCTTAATAGGGATGTGCGGGCAGTTTGAGGCTAGCGACATGCGACATTTTGCCAAGGTCCTCGACGAGGTCAAGGAAACTATTATGAACGCATACGAGATTAAGACAAAACGCTCGAGGGACGAGATATCGAAGCTCATGGACGAGGAAACCTGGATGAGCGCTAAAAAAGCCGTCGCGGAGAAGTTTGCGGACGGCGTTTTATATCAGGGGCAAAACGACCTCGAGCCGGCTGTGCAGAACTCGTTCATGTTCAGCAGATTGGCCATACAAAACAGTGTATCAAAGTCTATGCAGCGATGCTTAGAACAGTATAAGCAGTTTAAGCAAGATGGTCAACTTTCGTCAGAAAATGAACCGCTGAAGGAACCAGAACAGTATAATAAATCACCGGAAGATAAGCAGCCCAAAAAACTGGAGTTGCTTTCTTTATTGCAACGCAAGACCCAAATAAACAAAAACAAGATTAGGAGGTAGAAAAGATGACTTTACAGGAACTAAAACAAAAATGCGCTGCTCTGTGCGATAAGCAGGAGGCGTTGGTAAATAAGGCCCTCGAAGAGGAGCGCGAAATGACTGAAGAGGAGAACAAAGAGTTTGAGAACTTGCAGAAAGAAATTGACGGACTGAATGACCTTATTGTGAAGGCTGAAAAAATGCAAAATCGTGCAACCGATTTAGACCAACCTGATGGTAAGAAATATCGCACAATTCCTGGAGCTCCTTCGGAAAATAACAAGAAATTGGACGATGGCGGGTTTAAGAGCCTGGGTGAATTCGTTTGCGCTGTCAGGTTCGGAGATCCAAAAGGCAGGCTTCAGTACCTAAAACAGGGCCAAGGTGAAGGCGGTGGTCTCGAAGTACCTGACGCTTTCAAAGCACAGATAACGCCCAAATTCCGTAATGAATGGAGCATGGGAGTTGGCGAAGAAGGCGGTTTTGCCGTGCCGGCACAGTTTAGGCCTGATATGCTGATGATACAACCTGAGCCGTCCATAGTGCGACAGAGATCAACTGTCCTGCCAGCAGGTGAACCGCCAGATGCCGGTATAACTGTACCAGCATTTAAACAAGGAGCAGACGGCGTGTTCGGCGGAGTGGAAGTATACTGGATAGGAGAGGGTCAACTGAAGCCTGAAACTGACGGCAAACTGGAAGAAGTGTCTTTGACCCCGAAAGAAGTTGCAGCTCATACAGTTGTGACTGATAAACTGCTCCGTAACTGGGAGGCCGCCAGTGCCTTCATATCTACGTTGCTGCGCGGAGCTATGATAAGCGCAGAAGACATGGCGTTCCTGCGTGGGAATGGTGTTGCAAAACCGATGGGCGTGTTTAATGCACCTGGCGCTGTGCAGGTAGTAAGAGCCAATGCAAACCAGATTGGTTATATAGACACTGTTAATATGTTGGCCAGCCTATTGCCGGAATCTCAGAGTAGAGCAGTATATATTGCTAATCAGTCTACTATGCCGCAACTGGCCACTATGCAGGACCCTGCAGGACATTATATCTTCATTCAGGGCGATGCAACCCGCGGCATACCGGCCACTCTGAATGGTTTACCGATAATCTTTACCGGCAAGACACCAACACTGGGCAACCAAGGCGACTTGATGCTGGTTGATTTAACCTACTACCTGATAAAGGACGGCTCCGGCCCGTTCATCGCAGCATCCGAGCATGTCCTGTTCCGACAAAATAAGACAATCGTGAAAATTTTCTGGAATGTCGATGGTCAGGGCTGGGTTAAGGAACCTCTGCTACTTGAAGATGGCCAGACCCAGGTTTCGCCTTATGTTGTCCTAGTATAAATCGAGTAGGGGGGGGGGCTCATCGCTCCCCCTCATAGAAATGCCTAAAAAAATATTATGGAGGTATAAAAGATGAAACTTATGAGTGAAACTCAAAAGATTGATATAGCTCTGACTTCCCAAAATCTTAACGGCGCAGGCACAGGCCCTTATTACAAAATGGATAAATATGGAAAGGCCTTGTTTATTGCTGAGGTAGGAGCCATGGCTGCAGGTGCAACCAGCGCTATGCAGGTTATGCAGGCCCAGGACGCCGCTGGAACCGGTGCTAAAATTATCACCAATAATGCTGCTACCATCACTGCGAATGCTCATGTTGCAGAAGCCACTCTTACGGTTGCGGCCGTACAGGTAGGCGACCAGGTAACCATCAATGGCCTAACCTTTACCGGCGCGGCTGCTGCTGACCTGCTTAACCGTGTATTTCTGGCTGATGGAGTCGATAATAACGCAACCGCTGCAAGCTTGGCAGAGGCTATTAATCATGCAACAGCCGGAGTGCCCGGGATAACCGCCAGTGCGAATGCAGCCGTCGTAACCCTGACCGTAACTGAGCCAGGCGAAACCGATATAACCATTACTGATGCAGCTGCAACTATAACTCCGGCAACGCTGCGAGCTATTGGCTATGTAGAGTGTGACGCCAGTTTCCTTGACATTATCAATGGGTACACTCATGTTGCTTTCAGGGTTACAAACTCGGCTGCCATTCAGACCGGGGCAATATTATTGCGC
This portion of the Bacillota bacterium genome encodes:
- a CDS encoding Clp protease ClpP, with protein sequence MRFWNFVQNADNQDEVELRISGEIVDDEDAWIYEWFGIPTTTPNAFRQALAEYKGKDIIVWIDSWGGSVFAAAGMYNALKEHDGQVLVKVDGKAVSAASVVAMAGEEILMSPVSIMMIHNPLIGMCGQFEASDMRHFAKVLDEVKETIMNAYEIKTKRSRDEISKLMDEETWMSAKKAVAEKFADGVLYQGQNDLEPAVQNSFMFSRLAIQNSVSKSMQRCLEQYKQFKQDGQLSSENEPLKEPEQYNKSPEDKQPKKLELLSLLQRKTQINKNKIRR
- a CDS encoding phage major capsid protein, which encodes MTLQELKQKCAALCDKQEALVNKALEEEREMTEEENKEFENLQKEIDGLNDLIVKAEKMQNRATDLDQPDGKKYRTIPGAPSENNKKLDDGGFKSLGEFVCAVRFGDPKGRLQYLKQGQGEGGGLEVPDAFKAQITPKFRNEWSMGVGEEGGFAVPAQFRPDMLMIQPEPSIVRQRSTVLPAGEPPDAGITVPAFKQGADGVFGGVEVYWIGEGQLKPETDGKLEEVSLTPKEVAAHTVVTDKLLRNWEAASAFISTLLRGAMISAEDMAFLRGNGVAKPMGVFNAPGAVQVVRANANQIGYIDTVNMLASLLPESQSRAVYIANQSTMPQLATMQDPAGHYIFIQGDATRGIPATLNGLPIIFTGKTPTLGNQGDLMLVDLTYYLIKDGSGPFIAASEHVLFRQNKTIVKIFWNVDGQGWVKEPLLLEDGQTQVSPYVVLV